The proteins below are encoded in one region of Clostridium fermenticellae:
- the cdaA gene encoding diadenylate cyclase CdaA, producing MEILDIVINSVKNISIFSVMDILVVSYIFYKGYMLMKETRAEQLLKGIVLILFLIPVSDLLNLTMLNWILSKTITIGVLSLIIIFQPEIRSALEHLGRTAFTDRQIFANEETVQKVVNEIVTAIGNLSVSRTGALVIIEQFTGLEDIIKTGTRIDAIVSSALLENIFVVNTPLHDGATIIRNDRVVSSGCFLPLTENRELNKKLGTRHRAAIGISEKSDAIIIVVSEETGTISLVLNGNMTRNYTEEKLRSTLTKIIKKRQHKKLTFRERVIQWIKNKKDTR from the coding sequence GTGGAGATATTAGACATTGTAATCAATTCGGTAAAAAATATAAGTATATTTTCGGTAATGGACATATTAGTGGTTTCATATATTTTTTATAAAGGTTACATGCTAATGAAGGAGACTAGAGCTGAACAACTTTTAAAAGGTATCGTATTAATTTTATTTCTTATTCCTGTAAGTGATCTTTTAAACCTTACCATGCTTAACTGGATATTATCAAAGACGATTACAATAGGTGTGTTATCTCTTATAATTATATTTCAGCCAGAAATACGAAGTGCACTCGAACACCTTGGAAGGACAGCTTTTACTGACAGACAGATATTTGCAAATGAGGAAACTGTACAAAAAGTAGTTAATGAAATCGTAACTGCAATTGGAAATTTATCAGTTTCAAGAACAGGAGCCCTTGTAATAATAGAGCAATTTACAGGACTTGAGGATATAATAAAAACAGGAACAAGGATAGATGCGATTGTATCGTCTGCTCTTCTTGAAAATATATTTGTAGTTAATACTCCACTTCATGATGGTGCAACTATAATTAGAAATGACAGGGTAGTGTCTTCAGGATGTTTTTTGCCGCTTACAGAAAATAGAGAATTAAATAAAAAACTCGGTACAAGGCACAGGGCAGCAATCGGAATTTCAGAAAAATCTGATGCTATTATAATTGTTGTATCAGAAGAAACGGGAACTATTTCGCTTGTTTTAAATGGTAATATGACTAGAAATTATACAGAAGAGAAACTCAGAAGTACGCTTACAAAAATTATAAAGAAAAGGCAGCATAAAAAGTTAACCTTTAGAGAGCGGGTGATTCAATGGATAAAAAACAAAAAAGACACCAGGTGA